From the genome of Scytonema hofmannii PCC 7110, one region includes:
- a CDS encoding dolichyl-phosphate-mannose--protein mannosyltransferase, with the protein MASVFLLSLALRFWGLGRFNTLVFDEVYYAKFGNNYLTNTPFFDGHPPLGKYIIAIGIWIGNQIPFFQNQVNGLTGSVMSPISYRWINAFSGSWIPVIVAAIAYQISYRRSFALLAGLFAACDGIFIVESRYALINQYIVIFGLLGQLFLLLALASQRIWRSFWLVLSGVAFGASCATKWNGLWFLLGAYLLWIIAWGNQWLQSFHLSKVESDRQHQDEFLSYSSNSPVSKESSQSFFLPLSFTPLSLSKRQTKYIINNRIEDKSTPLKKLTQLNIFQIVFFLGIIPATIYSLIWIPHLQLDTRYGFVEVHKQILGFHERLGNSSKIHPYCSAWYTWPFMIRPMAYFYQTVTSLKNPIPVIGPSLPAGTGKIVYDVHAMGNPFLWWFGAAALLFLLGVLIRQFAKLWIRQKRFFLSAELSNETWIILYIVVNYAANLLPWAKVNRCLFIYHYMTAVVFAFLAIAWLVDRCIRSYHTQIRAIGVTLTFLIMIAFVFWMPIYLGLPLSNFEYRPMRMWFNSWI; encoded by the coding sequence ATGGCGAGTGTTTTTTTGCTATCACTCGCCTTACGATTTTGGGGATTGGGACGATTCAATACCTTAGTTTTTGACGAAGTTTACTATGCTAAATTTGGCAACAACTATCTGACTAATACCCCATTTTTTGACGGTCATCCACCATTAGGGAAATACATTATTGCCATAGGAATTTGGATTGGCAATCAAATTCCTTTTTTCCAAAACCAGGTAAATGGGTTGACTGGTTCGGTGATGTCACCCATCAGTTATCGGTGGATAAACGCTTTTTCTGGCTCCTGGATTCCCGTAATTGTTGCTGCGATCGCTTATCAAATCAGTTACCGTCGTAGCTTTGCTTTACTTGCTGGTTTATTTGCGGCTTGTGATGGCATATTTATTGTAGAATCACGTTATGCTTTAATCAATCAATATATTGTTATCTTTGGTCTATTAGGACAGTTGTTTCTACTCCTAGCACTAGCTAGTCAGAGGATATGGCGCAGCTTTTGGTTAGTACTTTCGGGTGTAGCTTTTGGTGCTTCTTGTGCTACAAAATGGAATGGTTTATGGTTTCTCCTAGGAGCTTATCTTCTGTGGATAATAGCTTGGGGAAACCAGTGGTTGCAGTCTTTCCACTTAAGTAAAGTAGAGAGCGATCGTCAACACCAAGATGAATTTCTTTCCTATTCTTCAAATAGTCCTGTTAGTAAGGAAAGCTCTCAAAGCTTTTTTTTGCCTTTGTCATTCACCCCATTATCTTTGAGCAAAAGGCAGACAAAATATATCATAAATAACCGTATAGAAGATAAGTCAACTCCCCTTAAAAAATTGACTCAACTGAATATTTTTCAGATTGTATTTTTCTTAGGAATTATTCCTGCTACGATATATAGCCTTATTTGGATTCCACACCTACAATTAGATACAAGATACGGGTTTGTAGAAGTCCACAAGCAGATTTTAGGATTTCACGAACGTCTAGGTAATAGCTCTAAAATTCATCCTTACTGTTCTGCTTGGTATACATGGCCTTTTATGATTCGACCAATGGCGTATTTCTACCAAACAGTAACAAGTCTCAAAAATCCCATACCTGTCATAGGACCTTCTCTACCTGCGGGCACAGGGAAAATTGTTTATGACGTTCATGCTATGGGCAATCCCTTTTTATGGTGGTTTGGGGCGGCTGCGCTTTTATTCTTATTAGGAGTGTTAATTCGACAATTTGCCAAGCTTTGGATTAGGCAAAAGCGTTTTTTCCTGTCTGCTGAATTAAGCAATGAGACTTGGATTATTTTGTATATAGTAGTGAATTATGCTGCGAATTTACTACCTTGGGCAAAAGTCAATCGTTGCCTTTTCATCTACCACTATATGACAGCAGTGGTCTTTGCATTTCTGGCGATCGCTTGGCTTGTAGATCGGTGCATCCGCAGTTATCATACTCAAATTCGCGCCATTGGTGTGACTCTTACCTTTTTGATTATGATAGCCTTTGTTTTTTGGATGCCGATCTATTTAGGTTTACCCCTGTCCAATTTTGAGTATAGACCTATGAGGATGTGGTTTAATTCTTGGATTTAG
- a CDS encoding sensor histidine kinase, with the protein MLSDLQQDINVTSLKEAPIHVSGQVQPHGVLLVLQEPDLTILQVSSNVSTVFGIAPVNLLHQKLEDLLDPFQIERINAGLLEDSLDFINPTKIWVRKKGDDYVVFDAVFHRNPEGFLILELEPAITQENIPFLSFYHLARASINQLGETSNIREFCKIIVQEVRKVTGFDRVMLYKFDDDGHGSVIAEEKLDHLEPYLGLHYPESDIPKPARKLFTSNWIRIIPDTRSQQSEIFPINNPVTQRPLDLTNSSLRSAAPCHIQYLHNMGVGSSLTISLIKEGKLWGLIACHHQTPKYVAYELRKACEFLGRVIFAELSAREETEDYDYRMQLTYIQSALVEYMAQEENFIDGLVKHQPSLLDLTSAQGAAICFGGNYTLIGETPKEEDLNFLVQWLRNNVKEEVFYTDSLPRIYPDAERFKNVASGLLAIPISKRNYVLWFRPEVIQTVNWGGDPNKAFELSQAEGNLHLRPRKSFELWKETVRLTSLPWRYVEIKAALELRKAIVNIVLRQADELAQLAHDLERSNAELKKFAYVASHDLQEPLNQVANYAQLLEMRYEQQLDEDAKEFIGYVVEGVSLMQTLIDDVLAYSKVDMQAIEFELTEVDTALERALTNLRKRVKETKTVITYDELPTVMADSTQLMQLFQNLIGNAIKFRSDKTPEIHIGATRLEDEWLFSVRDNGIGLDPQFSDRIFVIFQRLHTRDEYQGTGMGLAICKKIVECHRGRIWVESQLGEGATFYFTIPVGGRDRERRSGRKVQNNLFGRRQQS; encoded by the coding sequence GTGCTTAGTGATTTACAACAAGACATTAATGTAACTAGCTTAAAAGAAGCACCCATTCATGTTTCGGGTCAAGTGCAACCGCATGGAGTTCTTCTTGTCCTTCAAGAACCTGACTTAACCATATTGCAAGTTAGCAGCAATGTCTCTACAGTATTTGGTATAGCTCCAGTTAATTTGCTGCACCAAAAATTGGAAGATTTACTCGATCCTTTTCAAATCGAACGAATTAACGCAGGGCTTTTAGAAGATAGTCTGGATTTCATCAATCCTACAAAAATTTGGGTGCGGAAAAAAGGTGATGATTATGTCGTCTTTGACGCAGTCTTTCATCGGAACCCAGAAGGATTTTTGATTTTGGAATTAGAGCCTGCTATTACTCAGGAAAATATTCCCTTTTTAAGTTTTTATCATTTAGCTAGGGCATCCATTAACCAACTAGGAGAAACTAGCAATATCCGGGAGTTTTGCAAAATTATTGTCCAAGAAGTCCGAAAAGTCACCGGATTCGATCGGGTAATGCTCTATAAATTTGATGATGATGGACATGGCTCTGTTATTGCTGAAGAAAAACTAGACCATCTAGAACCTTACTTGGGTTTGCATTACCCCGAATCAGATATTCCCAAACCAGCAAGAAAGTTATTTACCTCCAATTGGATTAGAATCATACCGGATACTCGTTCCCAACAATCAGAAATTTTCCCGATTAATAATCCAGTTACCCAGCGTCCGCTTGACTTAACAAACTCTAGTCTCAGAAGTGCTGCTCCATGCCACATACAGTACTTGCATAATATGGGCGTGGGTTCTTCTTTGACAATTTCTTTGATTAAAGAAGGAAAACTTTGGGGTCTTATTGCTTGTCATCATCAGACACCCAAATACGTTGCTTACGAGTTACGGAAAGCCTGCGAATTTTTAGGTCGAGTCATATTTGCAGAACTTTCAGCTAGAGAAGAAACGGAAGATTATGACTACCGCATGCAACTGACGTATATTCAATCAGCATTGGTTGAGTATATGGCTCAAGAAGAAAATTTTATTGATGGGTTAGTTAAACACCAGCCAAGTCTTCTGGATCTCACCAGCGCTCAAGGTGCAGCTATATGCTTTGGTGGAAATTATACGTTGATTGGTGAAACTCCCAAAGAAGAAGATTTGAATTTCTTAGTCCAGTGGTTAAGGAATAATGTAAAAGAAGAAGTCTTTTATACAGATTCTTTGCCACGTATTTATCCTGATGCTGAAAGATTCAAAAATGTCGCCAGTGGCTTGCTAGCAATTCCCATATCCAAGCGAAATTATGTTTTGTGGTTTAGACCAGAAGTCATTCAAACTGTCAATTGGGGAGGTGACCCCAATAAGGCTTTTGAGTTGAGCCAAGCAGAAGGGAATTTGCACCTGCGTCCCCGTAAATCGTTTGAACTGTGGAAAGAAACAGTTCGCTTAACCTCTTTACCGTGGCGATATGTAGAAATAAAAGCAGCACTGGAATTGCGAAAAGCAATTGTTAACATTGTACTGCGTCAGGCTGATGAACTAGCCCAGCTTGCCCATGACTTAGAACGTTCCAACGCTGAATTGAAAAAGTTTGCTTACGTCGCCTCGCACGATTTACAAGAACCTCTCAACCAAGTGGCAAATTACGCGCAGTTGTTAGAAATGCGCTACGAGCAACAACTTGATGAAGATGCTAAGGAGTTTATTGGTTACGTTGTAGAGGGAGTCAGCCTCATGCAGACTCTGATTGACGATGTGCTAGCTTACTCTAAAGTGGATATGCAGGCGATTGAGTTTGAACTCACAGAGGTAGATACAGCATTAGAACGCGCCTTGACTAATTTGCGAAAGCGTGTTAAAGAAACTAAGACTGTTATTACTTATGATGAGTTGCCAACTGTGATGGCTGATAGTACCCAGTTGATGCAGTTATTCCAAAATCTCATCGGCAATGCTATCAAGTTCCGCAGCGACAAGACTCCAGAAATTCATATAGGAGCAACTCGCCTAGAAGATGAGTGGCTATTTTCTGTGAGGGATAACGGTATTGGTCTTGACCCGCAGTTTAGCGATCGCATTTTCGTTATCTTTCAGCGTTTGCATACGCGAGATGAGTACCAAGGTACAGGAATGGGTTTGGCAATTTGTAAGAAAATTGTCGAATGTCACCGGGGAAGAATATGGGTAGAGTCACAACTCGGTGAAGGAGCAACTTTCTACTTTACGATTCCAGTCGGAGGACGCGATCGTGAGCGCAGAAGCGGAAGAAAAGTACAAAACAATCTTTTTGGTAGAAGACAACAAAGCTGA
- a CDS encoding IS5 family transposase encodes MYRKQGQTSIPTENFELPFEGKLSEDNRWVMMAAFIPWTEFEEEYSSFFSVEMGAPAKSFRMALGALIIKEKLGISDRETVEQIKENPYLQYFIGMSYYSNEAPFDASMLVHFRERISVELVNKVNQEMVKKMLEATSSKLSEKKTESPEEEGETPKNRGKLIIDATCAPGDISYPTDLELLNQARKQTEKIIDLLYEQTLGQLEKKPRTYRERARKDYLAVAKKRRVSQKDRRKAIRKQLQYIKRNLSHIEQLIISGASLEDLSHRQYKMLLVVAEVYRQQLWLYENKKQSIDDRIVSLTQPHIRPIVRGKAGKSVEFGAKLSASCFEGYIFLDHISWDNFNESGDLKAQVEAFKNYTGYYPESVHVDKIYRTRENRAWCKERGIIMSGPPLGRPPANVSKEKKKQDLESERIRNCIEGKFGQGKRRFSLNRVMTKLAHTSETAIAITFLVMNLSTQLSRLFYAFLCLFFKTTPFSPFTIIENNQSLNHR; translated from the coding sequence ATGTACCGAAAACAGGGACAAACTTCAATCCCAACTGAAAACTTTGAACTCCCGTTCGAGGGCAAGTTATCAGAAGATAATCGTTGGGTAATGATGGCTGCTTTCATTCCTTGGACAGAATTTGAAGAAGAATATTCTTCATTTTTCTCAGTAGAGATGGGAGCACCTGCCAAATCTTTTCGGATGGCATTAGGGGCATTAATAATCAAAGAAAAGTTGGGGATAAGCGATAGAGAAACAGTAGAGCAAATTAAAGAAAATCCTTATCTACAGTACTTTATAGGAATGTCATATTATAGTAATGAAGCTCCATTTGATGCATCAATGTTGGTACATTTTCGGGAAAGAATTAGTGTGGAGCTTGTTAACAAAGTGAATCAAGAAATGGTGAAGAAGATGCTAGAAGCAACATCTTCTAAACTATCTGAAAAAAAAACAGAATCACCAGAAGAAGAAGGTGAGACACCCAAAAATCGGGGAAAATTAATAATAGATGCAACTTGTGCTCCGGGTGATATCAGCTATCCGACAGATTTAGAGCTACTCAATCAAGCAAGAAAACAGACAGAGAAAATTATAGACTTACTTTACGAACAGACTTTGGGTCAATTAGAGAAAAAACCAAGAACCTATAGAGAGAGGGCTAGAAAGGATTATCTAGCAGTCGCTAAAAAACGTCGCGTTTCCCAAAAAGACAGGAGAAAAGCAATTAGAAAACAACTTCAATATATCAAAAGAAACTTATCTCATATTGAACAGCTAATTATTTCAGGAGCCTCTCTGGAAGATTTAAGTCACAGACAATATAAGATGTTGCTTGTAGTTGCAGAAGTCTACCGTCAACAACTCTGGTTGTATGAAAATAAAAAACAGAGTATTGACGACCGCATTGTCAGTTTAACCCAACCACATATCCGTCCAATTGTCCGAGGGAAAGCTGGTAAATCGGTAGAATTTGGGGCAAAATTGTCTGCTAGTTGCTTTGAAGGATATATATTTTTAGACCATATAAGTTGGGATAATTTTAATGAATCAGGAGACTTAAAAGCTCAAGTAGAAGCCTTTAAAAATTACACAGGGTACTATCCAGAATCTGTTCATGTTGATAAAATTTATCGCACAAGAGAGAACCGAGCTTGGTGTAAAGAAAGAGGTATTATAATGAGCGGACCTCCTTTAGGAAGACCCCCAGCTAATGTTAGTAAAGAAAAAAAGAAACAAGATTTAGAATCTGAGAGAATTCGTAATTGTATTGAGGGAAAATTTGGACAGGGGAAAAGAAGATTTAGCCTCAATCGCGTGATGACGAAACTTGCTCATACTTCTGAAACTGCAATTGCTATTACTTTTTTAGTGATGAATCTTTCTACTCAGCTCTCGCGGCTATTTTATGCTTTTTTATGTCTATTTTTTAAAACTACACCTTTTTCCCCATTTACTATTATTGAAAATAATCAGTCCTTAAATCATAGATAG
- a CDS encoding response regulator, whose translation MSAEAEEKYKTIFLVEDNKADVRLIQEALKNSKVPHQVITARDGMDAMAYLRQEGEYADAPRPDLILLDLNLPRKDGREVLAEIKADPHLKRIPVVVLTTSHNEDDILHTYDLHVNCYITKSRNLSQLFQIVKGIEEFWLATVTLPSE comes from the coding sequence GTGAGCGCAGAAGCGGAAGAAAAGTACAAAACAATCTTTTTGGTAGAAGACAACAAAGCTGATGTTCGTCTGATCCAAGAAGCATTGAAAAATAGTAAAGTACCACATCAAGTCATTACAGCTAGGGATGGTATGGATGCTATGGCTTACTTGCGTCAAGAAGGGGAGTATGCTGATGCACCCCGTCCTGACCTGATCCTGCTAGATTTAAACCTACCAAGAAAAGATGGTAGAGAAGTTTTAGCAGAAATTAAAGCCGATCCCCATCTCAAACGCATTCCTGTAGTCGTGCTGACAACCTCACACAATGAGGATGACATTTTACACACTTACGATTTGCACGTGAATTGCTACATTACCAAATCCCGCAACCTCAGCCAACTTTTCCAAATCGTCAAAGGAATAGAAGAGTTTTGGCTAGCAACCGTAACTCTGCCATCGGAATAA
- a CDS encoding hybrid sensor histidine kinase/response regulator encodes MAALSVKILLIEDNLAEARLLEEFLKNAESNQFSLFHVKRLGEALQELSRTTYDAILLDLTLPDSQGLASLAPLMKQAPNLPIVVLTNTNDDKLALEAVRKGAQDYLVKRQINVEVLIRSLRYAIERKQALESLRAVNQALESRVQERTSELVKVQEISQFKSEFVSMLSHDIRSPLNTIQLISGLLQNSGDKLPKEKKNSHYQLIRSAIKNMAQILDEVSFLGRADSGKLLCEFQLLNLEIFCHQLIEEAQLSLKEKHLSLIFTSVGELDEALWDESLLRHIFGNLLSNAIKYSPQGRVIRFELIGQEKKVIFQIHDEGIGIPKEDQEQLFHPFYRASNVGSVPGTGLGLSIVKKCVETLGGEISVHSEIGVGTTFAVTLPVVRESRE; translated from the coding sequence ATGGCTGCGCTCTCGGTGAAAATTTTGTTAATTGAGGACAATCTCGCAGAAGCAAGATTGTTAGAAGAGTTCCTCAAAAACGCCGAGTCCAATCAATTTAGTTTGTTTCATGTTAAGCGATTGGGGGAAGCTCTTCAAGAATTAAGTAGGACGACTTATGACGCTATCTTGTTAGATTTGACTCTACCAGATAGTCAAGGATTAGCTTCCCTCGCGCCTTTGATGAAGCAAGCTCCTAACTTGCCAATCGTCGTATTAACCAATACCAACGACGATAAACTAGCACTAGAGGCAGTACGGAAAGGAGCTCAAGATTATCTTGTCAAACGACAAATTAATGTCGAAGTCTTGATTCGCTCCCTACGCTATGCAATTGAGCGCAAACAAGCCTTAGAATCATTACGTGCAGTCAACCAAGCATTAGAAAGCCGGGTTCAAGAACGAACATCTGAACTTGTGAAAGTTCAAGAAATCAGTCAATTTAAATCTGAATTTGTCTCAATGCTGTCTCATGACATTCGCAGCCCTTTAAATACAATTCAGTTAATTTCTGGGTTATTGCAAAATAGCGGTGACAAATTACCAAAAGAGAAAAAAAATTCTCATTATCAGCTGATTCGTTCTGCCATCAAAAACATGGCTCAGATATTAGATGAGGTTTCATTTTTAGGTAGAGCTGATTCTGGTAAACTTTTATGTGAATTTCAACTTCTTAATTTAGAAATATTTTGTCATCAACTGATTGAAGAAGCTCAACTGAGTTTAAAAGAAAAACATCTTTCTCTGATTTTTACAAGTGTTGGTGAATTAGATGAAGCATTGTGGGATGAAAGTTTGTTACGTCATATTTTCGGTAATTTGCTAAGTAATGCTATTAAATATTCACCACAAGGTCGTGTCATTCGATTTGAATTAATTGGGCAAGAAAAAAAAGTTATTTTTCAGATTCATGACGAGGGAATAGGTATTCCAAAAGAAGACCAAGAGCAACTGTTTCACCCTTTTTATCGAGCGTCTAATGTAGGTTCAGTTCCCGGTACTGGTTTGGGTTTATCGATTGTTAAAAAATGCGTAGAAACCCTTGGTGGGGAAATTTCCGTTCATAGCGAAATTGGCGTAGGGACAACTTTTGCTGTTACACTACCCGTTGTTAGAGAGAGTAGGGAATAG